From Leishmania mexicana MHOM/GT/2001/U1103 complete genome, chromosome 10:
GCAGGTTTGCGAGGATGCGCTAGCGAGGGATCTCAGTGTACTCTTCGGTGTTGCCGACCACAACATCACTGCGCGCCTCCGGTCGCTGGAGGAAAAGCGAACACATCTGGAGAGTGTGATCTCGATGCTCAACACGGGCCCATTTGGTGCagtggagctgcgccgcagcagcgacatACGCGCACTCCAAGCGGCTCTCTTTCACGAGATGCGCGCCAGCAAGAAGAAAGCAGAAAACGTCGAGCCGTGCACGAAGTCTTCGGACAAGTACTCCGCCGTGTTCGATATCGGCAGCACTGGAAATCGTGTCCATGTCTACAAGTACAGAGTGGCCCCTGCCGCGCataccgctgccgcagccggcaGTGAGCTCAGCGACATGGACCTCGCCGAGGAGTTTTTTGAGCTAAATCACATAGCCCTTAGCGAGCTCGATAATCCGGTGCGGGATGCGCCGGAGGCGTTATGGGAGCTCTTCGTGAAAGCCAAGGACTTTGTACCGGCGGACCTGCACGCTTGCACGGCGGTCGAGTTCAAGGCTACCGCGGGGCTGCGCATGCTGGGGATGGAGAAAGCCACCGAAATTCTTGCCGGGATTCGCGAACGGTACCGCAACGAGGCGTTCTGGTTGCGCGGCAACGCGCCGGTTCGCATATTAGATCCCCGCGAGGAGGGCCCAATGGCGTGGCTGACGGTAAACTACTTACTGGGGGCATTCTCCAGAGGTGCAATGGCAGCCGCCTCGACGGTGGCCATCATTgacctcggcggcggctccaCGCAGATCGTCTTCGAACCCGACGAGCGCGCGTTCGACAGGATGCACACCGATTTTCGCTACTCGGCAACCTTGGGCAGCCGGTCTGTGAGAGCCTACCAGCACAGCTACGAAGGCTACGGCCTGCACGCGGCCACCAAGGCGCTGCTTTTTCACGTTCAAGGCAAGAGCCAAGAGAAGCCGGGCGGCggtaccaccaccagcacagcaacgacgaccaccacgaCGGCACCGGCAAACGGCGATGACAAGGCCACGTCTGTTTGGGACGGTCAGGGAAACCTGGATGCAGACGGGAGCGGCGAACGGGACGATATCGTCACCAAGAGAGCGCCGCCGATGCTACCGCCgctaccgccgccaccgccggacgcggaggcggtggaagCGTTCCCGTGCTTCGCTGTCGGCTACGAAGACCCACTAGGGGTGAAGAACGTCAAGAGAAACAATGTCGGGAAGCCGGTTATGCCCACCAACTTCCAGGCTTGCGCGAACCTTTTCCGGGATCGGTTGCTGAAGACAGTGGGGCTGACATGTGAGGCGGCCAACTGCGGCATCGCTGGTGTcatgcagccgccgctgacCAACTTCACCGGTGAAATCTACGCGTTTTCGTTCATCTTCGATCTGCTGGTCTTGGCGAACAAGTCCCTGGTGCCAGCGGGGGCTGCTGTGTCGAAGGAAAAGTTTGAGGTGAAGCTGCCGGACCTAGCGAAGATTGCGGAGGGGCActgctccgccttctccctcacccGTATCGCCGAGGCGACCGCCAAGGAGGGCCTCGGTAGCCTGAAGCCGGAGTACGAGTGCATGTACTACTCCTACGTGTACGCGCTTCTCCGCTACGGGTACGAGGTGCCAGAGGACCGCGTGCTGCACGTGGCGAAGAAGATCCGCGGCTACGAGACCGCCTGGTCCCTTGGCGCctcactcctctctctcatcTAAATTCCCTCCCAAGGGGAAACGGCATTGGAAGTGGGAATAGTGGAGGGCGGGGCGGCTGatgcgcggtgctgcggtgcacaCTGAAGCGATGGCTGACACGATGACGGCCACGGGCGTGTGCATGAAACTCGCACTTCTCTATCTCCTCCTCACCACTTCATCTCCTCGCCAACGGAGCCGTGCCTTCTTGTCCGCCCTTTCGCTGGTACCGTGTATCAGGCGACGGCCATGCCGTTGTCGCTGtcggctgtgtgtgtgcgtgtgtatgccaAGTCAGGTTTGCCTTGTGCCTTCTCCGTCGATCTCTCTTGCAGTGTCGTTCGCGTAAAGTCATGACATCTGCTGTTATTGCCGGAGACCTGCGACAGGAAGGAAAGACGGAGGGATGATGTAAAAAGCAAATTGCGGATGAGGAGTGAGCTAAAGCACTCTCCGGTATTCCAGTGCCACGCATCACCACGTACTCATCTTCTCCCtaaccccccccctcctcctcccttacGCTCTTCTACTCATGTCGAATCTCGAGGAGCGAcgtcgttgtgtgtgtgtttagcTGTtccttcacacacacacacacacacacacacgcacacgcacactgtGTCTCCCCTCTTACTATTGTTTGCCCTTTCGTTGTCGCTCACGATGTGCggacgtgtatgtgtgtgtcctgTGCACGTGGGCCGTGCCTcggctctcctctctctctgtgtgtgcctgtctaTCCGTCTGTCGATATCGATCTGTCATGCCGCTGTTCAGTGATCAGCGCAGACGACCCTCACCCACTCCCATTTACCTTCTTTCTGCGAGGAGCACACGCGGTACGTGTGCGGTGTGTTGgccgcccttctctctcatgATGATGATTATTGGCAACAAcatcggcagctgcgcgcgcacaagcacatcAGTGTCGAATACGCGAAGTGGCGGACTGGCCCTCAGCGGGCTAAGTAGCTGCCTTTCCACGGCGAAGACTTCCTGCCTCGTGCGTTGGCCGTTACAGGCCTCTCTTGACCCCTCTCTTgccatgtgtgtgcgtgtgtgcgcgcgttctCCACggccactccctccctccctcactggGATACGCGCGCGGCGGACGGTGTGTACGCACCTGTAGATACCGTTctgcgagagaagagaaggtgTCGCTCTCGACTCCAACGCCTCGTACTCCTCACATAcacatctcctcctcttgtccTCCCCTTCGCTCTCATACACACGCCGTGTGcccctcacccaccaccaccaccacacacacacacacacgtatgtGATGGTCACGTTCTCGGGATTGGTTCTGTGCCCGTGTGTCTGGATGCATAAGCCCCAGCATCCGTGTCCGATATCCCCCAGCTCACCTTTCCTGTCCTCCCGTGTTCTTGCGCGCACGGGCGTCTCCCTCTGTCCCTCTGTGAGTGCTTCACGGCGTGCTGTCCTAGTATCAGTGAACTGCCCCTTCCACTACACAGCAGCATCGGAGGCGGTAAGCAACGCTGCAAACCGTGGCATCTCACTCTCCGCACACTACTACCCGTCCTTTCTCCCTCCTATCATCCATGTTGAGCAACACGCGAGCGAATCGCTCCCCATGCATACGGCGCGATAAACACTCCATGGCCATGGTGCAGACGACATACCCCCAGTGCTTGTCGCTGGTGAAAGCGGACACCGCCGAGGTGGAGTTGCAGCAGGTACTGGAGGACGGTGCCAACACACTCTACTTTAGCCACCACTTCAACTATACCGATGTACCGCCTGGtatcgctgcgctgcgcgagcaACTGGAGGTTCTTCATATAGATAACAACTACCGCTTCACAACCATCTCCCCCCGCCTGACGGCGTTGACGAACCTGCGCTGGCTGAACGCGAGCTACTGCTCACTCCGCAGCGTGGACTCCTCGATCAGCCGCCTGTCAAAGCTGGAGCGGCTGACGCTGAACAACAATATGCTGACCTGGCTGCCGCTCGATTTCTGGCAGCTaaaggcgctggaggagctgcacatGGAC
This genomic window contains:
- a CDS encoding putative leucine-rich repeat protein, whose protein sequence is MAMVQTTYPQCLSLVKADTAEVELQQVLEDGANTLYFSHHFNYTDVPPGIAALREQLEVLHIDNNYRFTTISPRLTALTNLRWLNASYCSLRSVDSSISRLSKLERLTLNNNMLTWLPLDFWQLKALEELHMDNNHLHVLPGCLLFLPRLRVLTLENNPLYTHEGVDGAAAATYIPAQRSVDCSACCILSRNYKVFVTFHRIAGYRDVPFVHFVCSDECAVHMRTRLEAYDRAHLNQQ
- a CDS encoding putative guanosine diphosphatase, yielding MGRVVVAFFAAVLVVVFLTSYEVGVGTANPLQSRHMQLTENAVMKSESNLASCREVNGDLKSGGDVNAAQAVAEMKRQREELVSIVALERERVASARSLLQVCEDALARDLSVLFGVADHNITARLRSLEEKRTHLESVISMLNTGPFGAVELRRSSDIRALQAALFHEMRASKKKAENVEPCTKSSDKYSAVFDIGSTGNRVHVYKYRVAPAAHTAAAAGSELSDMDLAEEFFELNHIALSELDNPVRDAPEALWELFVKAKDFVPADLHACTAVEFKATAGLRMLGMEKATEILAGIRERYRNEAFWLRGNAPVRILDPREEGPMAWLTVNYLLGAFSRGAMAAASTVAIIDLGGGSTQIVFEPDERAFDRMHTDFRYSATLGSRSVRAYQHSYEGYGLHAATKALLFHVQGKSQEKPGGGTTTSTATTTTTTAPANGDDKATSVWDGQGNLDADGSGERDDIVTKRAPPMLPPLPPPPPDAEAVEAFPCFAVGYEDPLGVKNVKRNNVGKPVMPTNFQACANLFRDRLLKTVGLTCEAANCGIAGVMQPPLTNFTGEIYAFSFIFDLLVLANKSLVPAGAAVSKEKFEVKLPDLAKIAEGHCSAFSLTRIAEATAKEGLGSLKPEYECMYYSYVYALLRYGYEVPEDRVLHVAKKIRGYETAWSLGASLLSLI